The genomic region ACAACGGCCCGCTAAGCGCAGAGCAGGCCAAGCTGCAGATAGACGATAATGAGTTTCGCGCACTATCCGACGAAACCCTCGCTTATTTTAAAAAATACCTGCTCGACAATATGCACCCACGGCAAATAGCCATACAGCTGCGCAACCTCATTCACAGCCCCGCCTTTGTCAACTTTGAATACGCCGAAGATAAAACCTACAGCGCCCAACAGGCCTATGATAAAGCCCAGGGTAATTGCATAGCCTACAGCCATTTATACATAAGTTTAGCTAGGCAGCTGGGCTTAAAAGCGCACTACCAATTAATAGATAGCGACCCCACCTTGGTATTAAGAGATAAAAAAATCTCCCTGTTTATACACGTTAATGCGGTAGTGCAATTAAACAACGGCCATAGTTTTACCGCCGACACGGTACCAGAGCAGCAGCACTTAATTAAACGGGGGCAGATGATTAGCGATAACAGTGCCGATGCCCTGCACTATAACAACCTGGCGATAGACGCCATGTTTAAGGACGACTACCTCACCAGCTATCGCTACTTAGCCAAAGCCATCAACCTAGACAGTCAGCTCTCATTACTGTGGAGTAATATAGGCGCACTGTTTAGAAAAAACCAACAGCTACCAGCGGCAGAGCTCAGCCTACACAATGCCCTAGCATTAGACCCGCAGGCCTACCCCGCCTTAAACAACTTGGCGGTGCTATACCAACAGCAAAATAACAGCGTAAAAACCCAGTATTACCTCAATAAAATTAAAGTCTACCGCGCCAGTAACCCCTACCACCATTACAACCTAGCTCTTCTAGCCATTAGCGATGAGGATTATCCACAAGCACTTAAGGCTATAAAAAAAGCTATACGTTTAAAATCTGATGAGGCAGAATTTTATTACCAACAAAGCCTTATTTACCAACAGCTACAACAATTAGTACAAAGCCGAGAGGCCTTGATGCAAGCCATAGTCAACAGCCAAGAGAAAAAACGCCTGCGCGCCTTTCAAAAGCAATTACGGTTTTTAAACCAAAAAATGACTCTTCAAAAACCATAATACGCTAGAACTTTTATGCTTTGTTAGGCATCAGTAGGCGGCAAAATCACACTCAACTTATCAACCAGCGGCTGTAACTGTGATTCATAGTGACGCCACTTTTGCACCGAGCCGGTATGGATAGGCTGCCGCACCTGTGCGGCACTGGCGGTCATGCTGGCGCTGGGGTTGTGGTGAAAATTCAAACATTGCGCTTGCCACGCCAAGCCGCAGTAGTCGATTAGCGCTTTGCTTTGCTGCTCGGGGCTGTGCACTAATTCCTCATAGTTCAAATCATAAATCTGGCCGGGGAATACCGTGTGCCAGTGCTGCATTAAGCGGTGGTAAGCCAAGTAATAATCCGCCAAATCATTTACGTCATAGGAAAAGGGGTAGGCTTGGGCAAACAAAGTTTTGTAAATGGCGTAACAGGCATCCATAGGGTGGCGTGTTAAATGGATAATTTTTGCCTTGGGCAAAGCCATTTTAATCAAACCTATATATAAATAATTTAACGGCAGCTTATCAATAAAATGCGCGTGCTGGCCGGTTAGCGGCCGGGTGCTATCTATATAAGACTGGCCCAATGCGGCAAAGTCTATTTGCGTAGACTTT from Dasania marina DSM 21967 harbors:
- a CDS encoding transglutaminase domain-containing protein, whose protein sequence is MKPQGLSNAITPTLLAIALSLVLSSCSRQQGISAKQLPDFATNNGPLSAEQAKLQIDDNEFRALSDETLAYFKKYLLDNMHPRQIAIQLRNLIHSPAFVNFEYAEDKTYSAQQAYDKAQGNCIAYSHLYISLARQLGLKAHYQLIDSDPTLVLRDKKISLFIHVNAVVQLNNGHSFTADTVPEQQHLIKRGQMISDNSADALHYNNLAIDAMFKDDYLTSYRYLAKAINLDSQLSLLWSNIGALFRKNQQLPAAELSLHNALALDPQAYPALNNLAVLYQQQNNSVKTQYYLNKIKVYRASNPYHHYNLALLAISDEDYPQALKAIKKAIRLKSDEAEFYYQQSLIYQQLQQLVQSREALMQAIVNSQEKKRLRAFQKQLRFLNQKMTLQKP